The genome window ACAGCTCCGGCGGCCGGAATGCAGGGGCCCAGCGACGCGGAACTGATCGAGGCCGTGCGGCACGGCTCGACCGACGCGTACGGCGAGCTCTACCAGCGGCACGTGACCGCCGCCTACAAAATGGCCCGCCAGGTCACCCGATCCGCGGCGGAGACCGACGACCTGGTGTCTGAGGCGTTCGCGAAGGTCCTCGACACCCTGCGCGCGGGGCGCGGGCCGACGACGGCCTTCCGCGCCTACCTGCTCACCGCGGTGCGCAACACCGCCTATGACCGCGGCCGCCGGGACAAGAGGCTGCACCTGGCACCCGACGTCACCGAGGTCTCCGGCGCCGATGTCGGGGTGCCGTTCACCGACACCGCGGTCGACGGGCTGGAGCGCACGCTGGCCGCCCAGGCGTTCTCCCGGCTGCCGGAGCGCTGGCAGACCGTGCTCTGGCACGTCGAGATCGAAGGGCAGTCGCCGTCGGAGGTGGCGCCGCTGCTGGGTCTGACGGCCAACGGCGTCTCCGCCCTCGCCTACCGCGCCCGGGAGGGACTGCGGCAGGCGTACCTCCAGGTCCACCTCGGACAGCTGGAGTCCGTGCCCGGGGTGGAGCACTGCCGGGCGACGATGGACCGGCTCGGCGCGTGGACCCGGCGGGGCCTGTCGAAACGGGAGACCGCGCAGGTCGAGACCCATCTCGACGGCTGCGACCGCTGCCGCGCGCTGGCCGCCGAGCTGGCCGAGGTCAACGGCGCGCTGCACGCGATCATCGGCCCGCTCGTGCTCGGCATCGGAGCCACCGGCTACCTGGCGGTCTCCGGCGGTGCCGGAGCCGGGACGGCGGCCGCGGCCACCTCCGGCGCCGCCGGTGCGGCCGGCGCCGCGCCGAGGCAGGCCGTCACCACGACGGCGTCCGGCGCCGCGCTCGTGGCGGCCGTCGCGCTCGGGCTCACCGCGGGCACGGAGGCCCCGCGGCCGCTGGCGGCCGACCCGCCCCCGGTGCCCGCGCCCGCGCAGCCGCCGCCACGACCACCGCAGCCGCCCAGACCGAAGCCTTCGACGCCTCAGCCGCGAACGCCGCAGCCGACGCCGTCTCCCGCGCCCGCGCCACCGCCCGCCGAGGCGAACCTCGGCGCGACCGGCCCGACTGCGCCCATCCAGCTCGTCGCGGGTGGCGAAGCGGTCTCACTGCCGATCACGATCCGCAACACCGGGTCAGGGCCGTCCGAGCCGGTCTTCACCGCGCTGGCGCTGCCGCCCGGGGTGTCGGCGACCGTGCCGGGCGCCGCGACCTCGGGTCCGTTGCCACTGGCCGCCCCCGGACCGGCGTCGACGACGCCCCAGAGCGCGGCGAAGACCGCCGCACCGGTCCCGCAAGGACCGCCGCTGCGCTGCGGGGAGTCCGCTGGTGGCATCGCCTGCACGACCGACCGGGGACTCGCGCCCGGCGAGACCATGGTGATCAACTTCATGCTGCGCGCCGACTCGACGGCCACCGGCGGCGACGTCAACGCCCGGGTCAGCGCGGGTCAGAGCGTCGAGCTGCGGCTGCCGGCGGTGCCGGTGGAGGTCCGGCCGCTGCGACCCGCCGACGGGCTCGACGTCGAGGTGTCGGCCGGGGACGTGCCGTGGGTGGGCAGCCGCATCGAGATCGACGTCCGCAACACCGGCGGCGGCAGCGGGCGCGCGGAAGCGGTCGCGGAGCTGCCCGAGGGCGTGTCGGCGACCGGGCTGCCGCTGGAGTGCCAGGTCCGCTCCGACGACGAGCGGCGCGTCCGGTGCGCGGCAGAGCTGGAGCCGGGCGAGGAGTTCGACGGCGTGGTGTGGCTGACCGCCAAGCCGCTGCTGCCCTGGCCGCACGAGTTCGACCCGCACACCGGGTTCGGGTACCGCGAGATCACCGTCCCGGTGACCGCCACGCTCGGCACCGCCACCGACCGCGACACCACCGACGTGCGGCTGTGGTTCCCCTGGCACGGTTCGCCGGAGCCGGAGCCGGGCTTCCCACCGCTTCCCGGCCTCCCGCCCGGGCCGGAGCCGCCGCCCAACGGGACGCCCGAGCCGGAGCCGACCAGCGGCCCGGTGCCGACCCCCGCGCCGCCGGTCCCGACCGGCGCGGGGAAGCCGAGCCCGACGAGCGAGGCGCCCGAGCCGTCACCGGCCGACGGCCCCCAGGGCCCCGCGTGCCCGGCGCCTTGGCCGCTGCGCTCGCCTGCCACCGGATGCCCGCCACCGCTGCCGCTTCCGATCTCGGTCACGCCGCCGGACACCGGCTCGCCCGGCAGGGGGTGGCCGTTCGGGTGAACCGGACGTTTCGGCGCAGGAGTCACCTGGTCGGAGCAAATCCGTAGACTCGGGGTCGTGTCCGTTGTCGAGTCGGTGCTCGCGCGCATCCCGCAGCCGTACCGCCGGATCGCCGTCCGGCACCGTGAGCTGCTGAAATTCGGGTTGGTCGGCGGCGTCACCTTCTTCATCGACACGGCCGTGTTCTACCTGCTGAAGCTGACCGTCCTGGACCCCAAGCCGGTGACCGCGAAGGTCGTCGCCGTGCTGGTGGCCACGATCGTGTCTTACGTGCTCAACCGGGAGTGGTCGTTCCGCACGCGCGGCGGACGGGAACGCCACCACGAGGCGACGCTGTACTTCGCCGTCAGCGGCATAGGGGTCGCCCTCTACGCCGCACCGCTGTGGATCTCCCGGTACGTGCTGCACCTGCAGACGCCGTTCACCACCCGCTTCGTGGAGGAGATCGCCGACTTCACCGCCGGGCAGATCGTCGGCCTGCTGGTCGGCATGGCGTTCCGCTGGTGGGCGTTCCGCAAGTGGGTCTTCCCCGACCAGAAGGAGTCCGCCCCGCAGGAGGAGCGTCCGCTGAGCCTCAGCCGGCGCTGACCGGGCCTGTCCGACGCCGGGTCACCGCGGGGTCGAGTCGATCTTCCACGGCACGCCGAGCACGTCGTCGGCGCGAGCCAGCGGCAGGAACACCTCGAACATCGCCGGCCGGGCCTTGCTCAGCTCCAGCCGCCCACCGTCGGCCTCCACCAGGGCCCGCGCGAGCGCCAGACCGACCCCGGTCGAGCCGCCCGCCGAGAACCCGCGGTCGAAGACGAACGGCACGAGCTGGTCGGGCACCCCGGGACCGCCGTCACCGACCTCCACCACGACCATGCCGTTGCCCTGCCGCGCGGTGAGCGTGACCGTGCCCTCGCCGTGGCGCAGCGCGTTGTCCAGCAGCACCCCGATGGCCTCCCGCAGCCGCGCCGGGGTCGCGCGGGCCAGCAGCCCTTCGGGGAGCCGCAGCCGCAGCGCCCGGCTCTCCGCCCTGAGCGGGTCCCGCCACTCCGCGGCCACGTCGGCGAGCTGCGCCGACACGTCGAGGGGCTCGGCGTCCCTGGCACGGGCCGCCGTCGCCGCCGCGAGCAGGTCGTCGAGCACCGCCGACAGCCGCTCCGCCTGCTCCAGCGCGGCCGACGCCTCCTCGGCGACGTCGGCGTCCTCGGTCTGGGTCAGCGCCTCCAGCCGCAGGTGCAGCGCGGTGAGCCTGCTGCGCAACTGGTGCGAGACGTCGCCGACGAGCTCGCGTTCCCGCTGCACCAGGTGCGACAGCGCCGCGCCGGAGGCGTCGAGCGCGTCGGCGACCCGGTCCAGCTCCGGCACCTGGTGGCGCTTGGGGTCGGGCCGGAAGTCGCCCGCGCCGAGCCGCGCCGCCCGCGCCGCGACGTGGCGCAGCGGATCGGCCAGCCGCCTGGCGGTGACCGTGGCCACGACCATCCCGGTACCGGCCGACAGGACCACCAGCAGCAGCACCAGACCGGCGACCTGCAGCTGCTGCGCCCGGACCGGAGCGCTGGGCGCGGCGATCGTGACGGTCCCGCTCTTGACCGTCGGCACCATCTCGACCAGCGGGTTCTCCCCCGGGTCGGGGCCGTAGGTGTAGTCCTGGTGCTGGGTGCGCACCACCAGCCGGGCACCACCGGGCACGGCCAGCCGCGCCGCGTTCAGGTCGATCGGCCGGTGCGAGGCGATCTGCTCGTCCAGCAGCGTCGCGATCTGCTGCGCGCGGGTGGTCAGGTCGCCGCGGGTGAAGTCCTCCACCAGCTTCAGGGCGCTGAAGCCCAGCGGCAGGCCGAGGACCGCCGCGGTGACCGCGACCGCGAGGAGGATCGACAGCAGGATCCGGGTGCGCATGGTCAGTCGGCGTTGAAGCGGAAGCCGACGCCGCGGACCGTCGCGATTCGCTGGTCGTCGAACCGGCCGTTGCTGTCGCCGAGCTTGCGGCGCAGCCACGAGATGTGCATGTCGAGCGTCTTGCTGCCCTTCCGGCTGGGCTCGGGCCAGACCTCCTCGAGGATCTCCTCGCGGGTGACGACCTGGCCGGCGTGCTGCATCAGCACCCGCAGCAGTTCGAACTCCTTGTTCGCGAGCTGGATCTCGTGGTCGTCGACCAGCACCCGGCGGGCGGTCAGCTCCAGGCGGACGCCGGAGGCCTCCAGCGTCTCGGGCGACCCGCGCCGCAGCAGCGCGCGGATGCGCGCCATCAGCTCGGCGAGGCGGAAGGGCTTGGCTACGTAGTCGTCGGCGCCCGCGTCGAGCCCGACGACGAAGTCGACCTCGTCGGTGCGGGCGGTGAGCATCAGCACGGGGAGGCCGCGGCCCTGGGCGCGCAACCGGCGGCAGACTTCCAGTCCGTCCATCTCCGGCAGCCCGAGGTCCAGCACCAGCAGGTCGACCCCGC of Saccharopolyspora erythraea contains these proteins:
- a CDS encoding sigma-70 family RNA polymerase sigma factor; translated protein: MPTAPAAGMQGPSDAELIEAVRHGSTDAYGELYQRHVTAAYKMARQVTRSAAETDDLVSEAFAKVLDTLRAGRGPTTAFRAYLLTAVRNTAYDRGRRDKRLHLAPDVTEVSGADVGVPFTDTAVDGLERTLAAQAFSRLPERWQTVLWHVEIEGQSPSEVAPLLGLTANGVSALAYRAREGLRQAYLQVHLGQLESVPGVEHCRATMDRLGAWTRRGLSKRETAQVETHLDGCDRCRALAAELAEVNGALHAIIGPLVLGIGATGYLAVSGGAGAGTAAAATSGAAGAAGAAPRQAVTTTASGAALVAAVALGLTAGTEAPRPLAADPPPVPAPAQPPPRPPQPPRPKPSTPQPRTPQPTPSPAPAPPPAEANLGATGPTAPIQLVAGGEAVSLPITIRNTGSGPSEPVFTALALPPGVSATVPGAATSGPLPLAAPGPASTTPQSAAKTAAPVPQGPPLRCGESAGGIACTTDRGLAPGETMVINFMLRADSTATGGDVNARVSAGQSVELRLPAVPVEVRPLRPADGLDVEVSAGDVPWVGSRIEIDVRNTGGGSGRAEAVAELPEGVSATGLPLECQVRSDDERRVRCAAELEPGEEFDGVVWLTAKPLLPWPHEFDPHTGFGYREITVPVTATLGTATDRDTTDVRLWFPWHGSPEPEPGFPPLPGLPPGPEPPPNGTPEPEPTSGPVPTPAPPVPTGAGKPSPTSEAPEPSPADGPQGPACPAPWPLRSPATGCPPPLPLPISVTPPDTGSPGRGWPFG
- a CDS encoding GtrA family protein → MSVVESVLARIPQPYRRIAVRHRELLKFGLVGGVTFFIDTAVFYLLKLTVLDPKPVTAKVVAVLVATIVSYVLNREWSFRTRGGRERHHEATLYFAVSGIGVALYAAPLWISRYVLHLQTPFTTRFVEEIADFTAGQIVGLLVGMAFRWWAFRKWVFPDQKESAPQEERPLSLSRR
- a CDS encoding ATP-binding protein translates to MRTRILLSILLAVAVTAAVLGLPLGFSALKLVEDFTRGDLTTRAQQIATLLDEQIASHRPIDLNAARLAVPGGARLVVRTQHQDYTYGPDPGENPLVEMVPTVKSGTVTIAAPSAPVRAQQLQVAGLVLLLVVLSAGTGMVVATVTARRLADPLRHVAARAARLGAGDFRPDPKRHQVPELDRVADALDASGAALSHLVQRERELVGDVSHQLRSRLTALHLRLEALTQTEDADVAEEASAALEQAERLSAVLDDLLAAATAARARDAEPLDVSAQLADVAAEWRDPLRAESRALRLRLPEGLLARATPARLREAIGVLLDNALRHGEGTVTLTARQGNGMVVVEVGDGGPGVPDQLVPFVFDRGFSAGGSTGVGLALARALVEADGGRLELSKARPAMFEVFLPLARADDVLGVPWKIDSTPR
- a CDS encoding response regulator transcription factor; amino-acid sequence: MSVVLLAEDDPAIAVPLSRALQREGYSVEVIGDGPAALRAASSGGVDLLVLDLGLPEMDGLEVCRRLRAQGRGLPVLMLTARTDEVDFVVGLDAGADDYVAKPFRLAELMARIRALLRRGSPETLEASGVRLELTARRVLVDDHEIQLANKEFELLRVLMQHAGQVVTREEILEEVWPEPSRKGSKTLDMHISWLRRKLGDSNGRFDDQRIATVRGVGFRFNAD